The following nucleotide sequence is from Sediminispirochaeta bajacaliforniensis DSM 16054.
GCCTTGGTTGCTTACGTAAATGATCAATGAGCAGGTAAGGGCGCTACCAACACCCTTACCAATTCGCGTTTTAACCCAACGCAAATTACAACCGAAGCTGCTACTCCATACTTTTATCGGCAGCTTCATATGAGGAGTAAAGCGTTGAATAGTCCTATTGCTTATGTCGGTGGTAAAAGCAAACTGGCAGATACAATCATCAATTTTATCCCGGAACACCAAACCTACATCGAAGTTTTTGCAGGAGGTGCTTGGATCTTTTTCCGAAAAAAGTATTCGAACGGAGAAGTACTTAACGATAAAGATGGAGATCTCATATCGCTCTATCGAGTGATTCAGAACCACCTTGAAGAGTTTCTTCGGCAATTTAAGTGGTTACTTACCAGCCGGGAAGTATTCGATAATTACAAAGGCCAGATGGAAAAATCAGGATTGACTGATATCCAGCGAGCTGCAAGATATTACTACCTGCAACGTCTATGTTTTGGCGGTAGAGTTCTTAATCGTTCCTTTGGTGTTGATTCCTCCGGCGGCAACAGGATCAACCTATTGCGAATGGAAGAAGAATTATCTGCAGTGCATCTTCGATTGAGTAACGTAATCATTGAGAATCTGTCATGGGAAGATCTTATAATCAGGTATGATAAAGCTGAAAATTTCTTTTATCTTGACCCGCCTTACTTTTCGGCACCCTGTTATAAGTACAATTTTTCCAGTATCGATGACTATAAGGCGATGTCAGATATTTTGAGCAACATCCAGGCTAAATTCATTCTTAGTATTAATGACCACCCACAAATCCGGCATGTCTTTAAAGGATTTCATATGAAAGAAGTTGAAGTCCCCTATTCATTAGCCAAAACCGATTCG
It contains:
- a CDS encoding DNA adenine methylase, which produces MNSPIAYVGGKSKLADTIINFIPEHQTYIEVFAGGAWIFFRKKYSNGEVLNDKDGDLISLYRVIQNHLEEFLRQFKWLLTSREVFDNYKGQMEKSGLTDIQRAARYYYLQRLCFGGRVLNRSFGVDSSGGNRINLLRMEEELSAVHLRLSNVIIENLSWEDLIIRYDKAENFFYLDPPYFSAPCYKYNFSSIDDYKAMSDILSNIQAKFILSINDHPQIRHVFKGFHMKEVEVPYSLAKTDSLIGKELLVSNFKLKEGQGYLFE